A genomic window from Tolypothrix sp. PCC 7910 includes:
- a CDS encoding NAD-dependent epimerase/dehydratase family protein → MKKLLVTGSSGLIGSEVCIYFANQGWRIHGVDNNQRAVFFGSQGDTRWNQQRLQSTIKGFAHHELDIRDRQSVLDLIESLQPDAIVHTAAQPSHDRAAAIPFDDFDTNAVGTLNLLEAARQFCPESPFVHMSTNKVYGDRPNTIKVKELDTRWDYDDPIYEYGIPETFSIDQSKHSLFGASKVAADVIVQEYGRYFNIPTCCLRGGCLTGPNHSGVELHGFLSYLVKCNLEGREYKIFGYKGKQVRDNIHSLDVARFIEAFIAAPRVAEVYNLGGSKANSCSILEAFHLAQKYSGKEMRYVYLPENRIGDHICYYSDLSKMREHYPTWDITVSLEETIRQIVISWQERLVPQYVTQ, encoded by the coding sequence ATGAAAAAATTACTTGTAACAGGTTCCTCAGGGCTGATTGGCTCTGAGGTTTGTATTTATTTTGCTAATCAAGGCTGGCGTATTCACGGGGTTGATAACAATCAAAGGGCTGTTTTCTTTGGTTCTCAAGGGGATACTCGCTGGAATCAGCAGCGATTGCAATCCACAATAAAAGGCTTTGCCCATCACGAACTAGATATCCGCGATCGCCAATCTGTATTAGATTTAATAGAGAGTCTCCAACCAGATGCGATCGTTCATACAGCAGCCCAACCCAGTCACGATCGCGCCGCAGCTATTCCTTTCGATGATTTTGATACCAATGCAGTTGGTACACTGAATCTGCTAGAAGCGGCGCGACAATTTTGCCCAGAATCGCCATTTGTACATATGTCCACAAATAAAGTATATGGCGATCGCCCGAACACTATTAAAGTTAAGGAACTAGATACTCGCTGGGATTATGACGATCCTATATATGAATACGGTATTCCAGAAACCTTTAGTATTGATCAATCAAAACATTCCTTGTTTGGCGCGTCTAAAGTCGCAGCAGATGTGATTGTGCAGGAGTATGGACGCTATTTTAATATACCTACATGTTGTTTACGTGGAGGATGTTTAACAGGCCCTAACCATTCAGGAGTAGAACTACACGGCTTTTTAAGTTATCTAGTTAAATGTAATTTAGAAGGACGAGAGTATAAGATTTTTGGCTATAAAGGCAAGCAGGTTAGAGATAATATTCATTCTCTAGATGTCGCTCGATTTATTGAAGCATTTATTGCTGCCCCACGCGTGGCTGAGGTATATAACCTTGGTGGTAGTAAAGCTAATAGCTGCTCAATTTTAGAAGCGTTTCATCTGGCACAAAAGTATAGCGGTAAAGAGATGAGATATGTCTATTTACCAGAAAACCGTATAGGAGACCATATTTGCTATTACTCAGATTTAAGTAAAATGCGGGAACACTATCCCACTTGGGATATTACTGTCTCTCTCGAAGAAACAATTAGGCAGATAGTAATTTCTTGGCAAGAACGTCTAGTACCACAGTATGTCACTCAATAG
- a CDS encoding NAD-dependent epimerase/dehydratase family protein, whose product MRILITGICGFVGSTLAKALQENSPNYHIFGIDNLSRSGSWINKEPLQQRGIEVFCGDIRHSSDVDALPSADWVIDAAANPSVLAGIDGKTSSLQLVQHNLLGTINLLEYCKRYKAGFTLLSTSRVYSISGLSQLRVAETNGAFYPVPEQVFPLGISPSGVTEAYSTDPPVSLYGSTKVASEHLALEYGATFEFPVWINRCGVMAGAGQFGHPGQGIFAFWIHSFREKRPLKYIGFRGKGYQVRDCLHPRDLISLLNKQFAEPLNTSKPRVINVSSGIKNTISLRQLSTWCTEWFGVNEVLETNIERAFDIPWMVLDAGKAEELWEWIPQIGIYEVVQEIAEFATEQKEWCKLSAFS is encoded by the coding sequence ATGCGGATTTTAATTACGGGAATTTGTGGCTTTGTTGGTTCAACTTTAGCTAAGGCATTGCAAGAAAATTCACCAAATTATCATATTTTTGGTATTGATAACCTCTCACGTTCAGGGAGTTGGATAAATAAAGAACCCTTGCAGCAACGGGGAATTGAGGTATTTTGCGGGGATATTCGCCATAGCAGTGATGTAGATGCTTTACCTTCAGCTGATTGGGTGATTGATGCAGCCGCTAATCCCAGTGTATTAGCGGGAATAGATGGTAAAACTAGTAGTTTGCAATTGGTGCAGCACAATCTACTCGGAACGATTAATCTCCTTGAATATTGCAAACGCTACAAAGCTGGATTTACACTACTTTCTACAAGTCGGGTCTATTCCATCTCTGGATTAAGTCAATTGCGAGTCGCTGAAACCAATGGAGCATTTTACCCCGTTCCCGAACAAGTTTTTCCGCTTGGTATTTCACCCTCTGGAGTTACTGAAGCCTACTCTACTGATCCTCCGGTTTCTTTATATGGCAGCACAAAAGTGGCTTCAGAGCATTTAGCCTTAGAGTATGGTGCAACCTTTGAGTTTCCAGTCTGGATTAATCGTTGCGGAGTGATGGCCGGAGCAGGACAATTTGGGCATCCAGGACAAGGAATTTTTGCTTTTTGGATTCATAGCTTTCGCGAAAAGCGACCCCTAAAATATATCGGTTTTAGAGGAAAAGGCTATCAAGTGCGTGATTGTTTACATCCACGGGATTTAATCAGTTTGTTAAACAAGCAATTCGCTGAACCATTGAATACGAGTAAACCAAGAGTGATCAATGTCAGCAGCGGCATAAAAAATACTATATCACTACGGCAGTTAAGTACCTGGTGTACAGAGTGGTTTGGGGTTAACGAGGTATTAGAAACAAATATTGAGCGTGCATTTGATATCCCTTGGATGGTGTTAGATGCAGGTAAAGCTGAGGAACTTTGGGAGTGGATACCTCAAATAGGCATATATGAAGTAGTACAAGAAATTGCAGAATTTGCTACGGAACAGAAGGAATGGTGTAAGTTGTCGGCTTTTTCTTAA
- a CDS encoding glycosyltransferase family 4 protein, translated as MQKENLPKIVYIGWTEPSDASGATLALMRHLFADNLWDVLVITDKPYKGVGKESQWINVKRSWLHHRLSRTRFRRLIAQYEMVVEPYFIAAKIRDVVSSFQPDVIFSVPDNTLSWVAKLVSSRLNIPLISNFQDWWPRGQFYSQNEAPYLPIRSILEERLRHIYKHSRIAFCTSEGFRNFLGDHPCAPILYPCPGKQTSLRPSIKYVENKEPINLIYAGTTVRYYGQKLLSLAKVVADREDIIFHIYGGKPDWSIQDIKWAEDVGIYKGFVKHEVVKQHIMNAHIGLIVMTSAPELEVMMRTSFTTKFLEYTQLAKPVIVWGPAYCEPVRVARLTMSGLVNDTEDPKSVLSSLEIFRDQSILKQYSDNAWELANNTFDSEKIQHIFSNNIYKLIQNTQ; from the coding sequence ATGCAAAAAGAGAATCTTCCAAAAATTGTATATATTGGCTGGACTGAGCCCAGCGATGCCAGTGGTGCTACATTGGCTTTAATGCGTCATCTATTTGCTGATAATCTATGGGATGTCCTTGTTATAACTGATAAACCATACAAGGGCGTAGGTAAAGAGAGCCAATGGATTAATGTAAAACGCTCATGGCTTCATCATCGACTTTCAAGAACTAGATTTCGCAGACTAATTGCTCAATATGAGATGGTAGTGGAACCATACTTTATAGCTGCAAAAATTAGAGATGTAGTAAGTTCATTTCAACCTGATGTTATTTTTAGCGTACCAGATAATACGCTGAGTTGGGTCGCTAAACTTGTCTCGTCCAGATTGAATATTCCCCTGATATCAAACTTCCAAGATTGGTGGCCGCGAGGACAATTTTATTCTCAAAATGAGGCTCCATACTTACCAATACGCAGTATTTTAGAGGAGCGATTGCGACATATTTATAAACACAGTAGGATAGCTTTTTGTACGAGTGAAGGATTTAGAAATTTTTTAGGAGATCATCCTTGTGCACCAATTCTGTATCCTTGCCCTGGTAAGCAAACGAGTTTACGTCCGTCAATTAAATATGTTGAGAATAAAGAACCAATTAATTTAATTTATGCTGGAACAACTGTTAGATATTATGGACAAAAACTTTTATCTTTAGCAAAAGTCGTTGCAGATAGAGAAGATATTATATTTCATATATATGGAGGTAAGCCAGACTGGTCTATTCAAGATATTAAATGGGCAGAAGATGTTGGTATCTATAAAGGTTTTGTCAAACATGAAGTGGTTAAACAGCATATTATGAATGCTCACATTGGCTTGATAGTCATGACTTCCGCACCTGAACTCGAGGTGATGATGAGAACAAGCTTTACCACAAAATTTTTAGAATATACACAGCTTGCAAAACCAGTAATTGTATGGGGACCGGCATATTGTGAACCAGTAAGAGTTGCCAGATTGACGATGTCCGGTTTAGTCAATGATACAGAAGACCCCAAGTCTGTACTATCTAGTCTTGAGATTTTTAGAGATCAGAGTATTTTGAAGCAGTATTCAGATAATGCTTGGGAGTTAGCAAATAATACTTTTGATTCAGAAAAAATTCAACATATATTCTCCAATAATATCTATAAATTAATTCAGAATACACAGTAA